The window CAAGTGTCGACATATAAACCTTTCTTAAACCGAAACAGTGTCTTAACCATTATAGGTTGGCTTAGCGatagaaagttaaaaaattaacatttaaacATGACGTAGATATATCGTCATAACATTATGGATgaagataaatataatatcatatatcattcaacaaatattgttagagattaagaaaataaataactacaaatttaaatataaattaattgtgtcatattttttaaacatttcacaaaattcaaagattCTGATTTTTGTAACCATTTGATgtatgatttttgaaaataagtttaattagaCGCGTTCTTCACTCGTAACAAATCAAGTCAAacgttgaaaattaaaaaaaattataattttaaaaaaattggttttgtttaatttctaaaaataattggCCAAAAATTCAAGAATGTTTTCTCGAGAAATGTGTGAAAAATTATACTATATCATTTAGGGGAAAATAAGCATAAATTTggacaaacaaaaaatttaaagacaaaatcaaacttaaaattacGACCTCTAATTCTTCTAATGTCAcatcacaaatataaaatagaattttgaaCCTacaattaagaagaaaaaaaaacgtgCTTGTGAGTAGTTCAACAAcgatataaatgaaaaatcaaacgaTCGACGtagttttgaaatagtaaTTGATATTGTATGTGGTAAGTTTGAAATCTATGACATATTCTAATCAAATAACAACAAGACATCCCTTTTTCCTGTATCTATTGGAAAGCGTCATAATGGAagtataataaagaaataaacttCTCAGCCAACttctccaccaccaccaccatgtTCCATGCCCCcacacaattttattttattactattatttttaaaatccaatatatttgaagaaaatcgcatttaaatataatcatAATCTTCCAAtgttcatattatatatataccatcAGAATGTCCCCCACTAGTCTCCAGGTTCTCACCAATATaattctctctttcatttttgtgttttcttctGTTCATATTAATGGAAAACTCAGCCACCTCCAGAATCTGCAGCCACCGCGAGGAGGATACGTGCGAACCGATGTTTCACGAGGACCGTAGTTGGAGTACTTCTTCCTCCATGGACGATCTTCTCATGTTCGATGTTCGTACTACAactcattcttcttcttatgaGTCTTTTCAAACCAGTCTTTGTTGTTCCTCCGCCGTGGACGGTGGAGCTCAGCCTTCTGCTTCCTCCTTCCGACTGAAACGGAGGAAGATGGCGGCCGATGATGATCTCGAAGATACTGCCACTTCTCCTCCTCATCCTTCCATTGTTTCCAAGGTACTTTCTTTTAGCAAATTAATATCACATTTGTGAATAATTTCAgaagtaatttaaatttctttttcacgaacatattttctttcgttgttatcacaaataattgaaaattttttaggtaaaatttgaaaatcagtagcatttttcaaaactaattattgTTTGCTTTTAGCTTCGAGagaattcaaatgttttcttcaaaaaagaTATGGAAACAACAGTATGAAAGGGTGagataacaaaaatagtttttttaataactatttcatattttttttttaaaaaaaactaaatttattttaagtaaaaaaaaagttcacttcttagccaaatttcaaaacaaagtaagcttttttagttttcaaatttgaagtaCTTTTTCAAGCTTGTCTGATCACATCAACCCCTGTAATGATTTCCTTTCCATTAGGAAAACAAGAAAGTagtttttatatacatatattaacttggttaattaatttggcCTTCTAATCAGATGGATGAGCGTAGTTCTAAGCAACAGAAGAAGCAAAGGGCAATGATGAATCAAACAAAGCACAAGGTTTCTAATTTTTaccttaaaaaatatgttgagTTCgttttgatattataataacatCATTATTTGAGatgcaatatatataatctaacTGTGATTTTTGGGGCTATGCTTTATTTTTGTAGGGAAACGGAAGTGAAGACTATGGGGAGGTTGAAGATAGAATAACTGAAGTGGGTTTTGTGGGGAGGGATAACAATAAGAATCATTGTAGCACAGGACTTAAGAACATTGGGCTTTGTTTAGTTCCTGTATCCATGGctctcaattattttgcttAGGGTTCTcccttcttcaatttcttgtaTACACAgtgttttatatatacacatatacatatatccaactaggttgacacatTTGTAACAtgcattttcatcatttttcacACCATGTTTTATATAATATCCATGTCAACTTTTTTGTTAGGGTTTTCCCttgataaatacatatatatatacatatagtaCACATTGTTTCATATTGATCTCTTTTATCTCCCTTAtctagataattaaaaatgccTAAACATTGAtttgttaagaaaatgaatgaattttatttttcacctATTTGGCATGTAATATGGGACCAAAAACTTCTCCTTAGATATACTCAAATAATCCTCCTCgaaattatttttgacaacGTACGACTTTGCTTGCATTTTAAACAATTCTCTCCTCTGGAATAAAAGAAACACTAAAAGCCTCCCTTCAAATAAAGGaatgttattttatgtttactCTGGAGTAATTACTTAACTTGGAGCCCATTCCTTGTCCTAATTTATAAGCTCAACCACGCATATCACAATAATGGCCGCTACATCAAGACATATTACATGACTAAATACAAGGGATATGACTACCAACtactcaaatattttcataaatgtatgTGTGGTTCACTTTTAGACATAGTTCTTCGTGactttgatttttagtttcattcaAAATCTTTCACACCATTGGAGATATTTGTCATCAATTTTGTATACCGTGAATATACTGCTGAAcatgttgttcattagagaatCACTGAGACTTCAAGTCTTAAACAATAATGAGGTCCCTTTACTCTCATTGGCTTGAgagaaatttgtttatgttaaGACGTACTATAAACATGTTATTTATTAGAGAATTAATCACTGAGACTTAGTTGTGATAATTAATCATTAGAGGTCCATTTACTCTCATTGTGATAATTTCATACGAAAGTAGTTGTTTGATTGTCTCAATGAATCTGATCGTCGATCCTTAACTCATCAACTATATATCCAACCTCTTGTAAAATTACTTTCtatggttttaaattttgattatcaATTTAGAATACTCAATATTCTAATATACCCccacaacaaaatataatttttcataacatAACCTTCACGTGTGGTGGTTGGATTCCACTTCGACTCTACGGTGTTTTAGGATTgcaatacatttatttttgcttcctAACAATCAGTCCTTATAATGGTGTCACAAAATGTCGTTATATTAAACATTCTTCTTTTACCACTTATGgacaacaaaattgaaaatcataaatactatattgaaattaattaggaaATAAATCCAACAATCCAATCCCAAACTTTAGGAGAATTATCAATCAAGTAGgaaaactaattaacaatattattcattttattaaaattcattGAGCATAGATTCCACAAACATATTCTTGAACATTTTAGGTAGATAAAATCATTGTCTGCGACTTCATCGTCGCAAAGATTCTCCATTTTGATTAAATGGTTTTGgccctttcttttttgaaacCATTTTTGACTTATAACAATTCTTTCATTGACGTCCAATTTTGTTGCAAACACTTGCAATTGAACTTTCTTGTGTATTCTATGTATTGATTTGAACTTAGTCTCTCAcctaaaaattttattttcttgttgcTTTCTAGTCTATTATATTCTCCACAACATTTGCCTTGGCTTTATAACACTATCTAGAGATTTTTTACTGCAATTTTAACATTCTCTTCCATTCCAAAACGAACCACATCGTCTTCAAGCTTTATCTTTGCTTGAGATAGTTTTCGAATTCTCTTCACGAGGGTGTCAATCTTTCAATTATTGCTGTTAAGTACTGGTACTTGAAATCATCGCTCAAAGACATATTTTTAGTATGTATATATCAGGAAGAATTACATAGATTTCTTGTACTTAATTGATCATCATTTTTGAACTAACAACAATGAAATTTCATGAAACTAATAGCACAAAAATGTGCTAGCCACACTTACTTCGAagttatttcaatattttatatgtttatttgattattttataagtttcaAGGACCAAAGAGGTAGAATCGAATGTTATgacaaataaaactaaaacagaCCAATTCGAAGTACTAAGGAAGAGATTAGGCCTAAAGGACCCCAGCATTACGAATTGACTGCTAAAAAGGGtgcaaaatatgttttttgtttttgaattgtGACTGTGCTGTGATGCTATTCTATAGTGTCACAGGGCCGTGGAGTAGATATAAATCGGTAGCTTCAATTTTTAGGTAAGATCTTTTGATTAGGGTGAGTGTTTTGGGGAAAATGACCACCCGTTTTCTTAGATTTTTTCTGTCCTCTATCCACCTACAatattagtttttagtttGCTTTCATCTTATTTCTGTAATCAACGAAAAAATGATGCGAGTCTCTATCTTTTCCACCATTATAATAGGGTAAGATCTTGTTCTAATTTCtagttttgttgattattatgaattacattttcttGTTATTGTTGACAATCAATAATGCTTGATTATGTAATTCCTTGTTTTAGACTAATGTATAATAGGTGACATATAATTGTATGTTAATCTCAGATAGATTTGTGGTAGACAATAAAGAGTATTATTCTGTTCGCCTACATAAAACCATGTTACATTTGAAATTAGGTTTTTTCTATTAGAAATTTATTCTAGTGCAATTTCTAAAGCGTAATGAATGTGGTTGGTTAACTTGATTTGTATGCTTTTCATCTACTTAAAACTGACTAGTTTGATATTTAGGACCATTGGTTAgcttttttctaataaattggGCTAGACATAGAAAGttaagatttatatatatattgataattcaatgataaaaaattaCCGTGGACGATTCCATTCCTCTAGCCTAGAATGTTTTATTTGAACGCGCttctatctttatttttcttgcacttttattcatttgaatCTCAAACCACATCAAACCTTTCCATTTATCActttaactaaataattaactttgtgAAACTAATCTTCTTGTGCCTTTTCTTGCGGATAGACTCGGTCTTGCCACATACCACTTAGTTGTATAGGTAACATTGAtcgatatatataatataaatttcatttgattgaCCATCAGGAACCAATAACTTCTCTTGGTAGGCTTTTTCTCCAATGAATTCCAAAGATACTTTTTGTTGAATCAACATGATTATACACATTGTAAATTAGTGTGTTGCCCAGTATGTTGAGAATATAATTCTTACACAAGTATTTCAACATGCTTCCATGCATTATATGTTATTTGTGTCTTCCTCATCTTCTCCATcggataaatttgaaaacgagaaataaatgaatgtaAAAGTCAAAAGGGTTATTGAgaatctcatatatatatatatatataggagaATTTGAGCATAGTgaattcatattttcttctgataaaacaaatttactcATTTTATTGCTTGAGTTTGAAAAGTAAATGTTTATTTCAAGATA of the Cucumis sativus cultivar 9930 chromosome 3, Cucumber_9930_V3, whole genome shotgun sequence genome contains:
- the LOC105435073 gene encoding uncharacterized protein LOC105435073; amino-acid sequence: MENSATSRICSHREEDTCEPMFHEDRSWSTSSSMDDLLMFDVRTTTHSSSYESFQTSLCCSSAVDGGAQPSASSFRLKRRKMAADDDLEDTATSPPHPSIVSKMDERSSKQQKKQRAMMNQTKHKGNGSEDYGEVEDRITEVGFVGRDNNKNHCSTGLKNIGLCLVPVSMALNYFA